A single genomic interval of Aegicerativicinus sediminis harbors:
- a CDS encoding 4Fe-4S binding protein produces the protein MTPSKILVNANQATARMAYRLNEIALIYPITPASEMAELTEQWSSEGVENLFGDVPVAFQMQGEGGVAGAMHGALQTGSLTTTFTASQGLLLMLPNLYKIAGQLLPNVIHVATRSIATHSLSVFGDHSDIMAVRQCGYAILGGNNPQEAYDFALLSQVASLRSRIPFIHFFDGFRTSHELNIVEIIDDSIIKKLMPEDLIYQNFDRRLSPHNPSIRGTAQGPETFFESSERSNSVFNNGPSIMASVMEQFEKLTGRIYKPFQYIGPDNPKHVIIAMGSACDTIECTLDQFNRTKDTGLIKVRLYRPFATELLIKELPKTCKTITVLDRTKENGSTGEPLYLDVFQSVKDNFFNKDIKVFGGRYGLSSKEFTPEMVLAIIENARSMSPKNKFTIGITDNISNLSLGYKHIDTKKNDNLLEIIIEDTDKKLTKNIQAVLLNSRIKKHIQSYTGCSYNKDKVINQTHIRFSNSAIRSPFLISKADVTIFDSISSLQSKSSLETIKSGGIILVFSELCENINMNFSTLQYIVDNNIEVYYINSEENGERILKELFIELQSNHRNIPNFIDQNYRRITFKPSKIKSMNTNIFDKNASIKVSGLPIDGTFETFSDRALKAKTAEFIPQWNTLNCVECGLCSLVCPQGALRMKLVPEENVSELPSFFPLKKLEDSELSKSTAHFSIQVNPDQCTSCNFCVEQCPTEALEAVNTDLVYNRANQNWKLFKGLPEANRSLLNNLNLFQQQFMEPLFRSPQSEKRCTESQYIKLLTQLFGDRLLIANATGSSSIFGGSITSLPFYTNSNGEGPAWANSLFEDNAEFGFGFHLTQKFQLNKAKRLLLEMMDFLPDGLVATLLLTEQNSELDKQKVKLAVRELKSILGKLNSYKAKALISLADEFINKEIWIVGGDGWAYDIGFGGIDHVVASGENVNILILDNEGYSNTGGQASKATPEGKRVKFAYSGKTQPKKDLGAMLATYPNTQILNVSLFENPSKCLEALVMASNHNGPTIILADCIDRKKTNVKVYNENAHQMLASNNH, from the coding sequence TTACGGAACAATGGTCTAGCGAAGGTGTAGAAAATCTTTTTGGAGATGTTCCTGTAGCATTTCAAATGCAGGGTGAAGGTGGAGTTGCCGGAGCCATGCATGGTGCGCTTCAAACAGGATCGCTTACCACTACCTTTACTGCTTCTCAAGGACTATTATTAATGCTACCTAACTTGTATAAAATTGCCGGTCAACTGTTACCAAATGTTATACACGTTGCGACTAGAAGTATAGCTACACATTCTTTATCTGTATTTGGAGATCATAGTGATATTATGGCTGTTAGACAATGTGGCTATGCAATTTTAGGTGGAAATAATCCACAGGAAGCCTATGATTTTGCATTGTTGTCTCAAGTGGCAAGTTTAAGAAGCAGAATTCCATTTATACATTTCTTTGATGGTTTTAGAACCTCTCATGAACTTAACATAGTTGAGATTATAGATGATTCAATCATAAAAAAGTTAATGCCTGAAGATTTGATATATCAGAATTTCGATCGTAGACTTAGTCCGCATAATCCCTCTATTAGAGGTACGGCCCAAGGACCAGAAACATTTTTTGAATCTAGCGAAAGATCCAATTCAGTATTTAACAATGGACCATCTATTATGGCTTCTGTAATGGAACAATTTGAAAAATTAACTGGTAGAATTTATAAACCTTTTCAATATATAGGTCCAGACAATCCCAAGCATGTAATAATTGCAATGGGAAGTGCCTGCGATACAATTGAATGTACGCTGGATCAATTTAATAGAACCAAAGATACCGGTCTTATAAAGGTTAGATTATACAGGCCTTTTGCAACAGAACTATTAATTAAGGAGTTACCAAAAACTTGTAAGACTATTACAGTTTTAGATAGAACTAAAGAAAATGGATCAACAGGCGAACCCTTGTATTTAGATGTTTTTCAATCAGTTAAAGATAACTTCTTTAATAAAGACATTAAGGTGTTTGGTGGCAGATATGGATTATCTTCAAAAGAATTTACCCCAGAAATGGTATTAGCAATTATTGAGAATGCTCGATCAATGTCCCCTAAAAATAAATTCACTATTGGAATAACCGACAATATTTCAAATCTGAGCTTAGGGTATAAGCACATCGACACGAAAAAAAATGATAATTTGTTAGAAATAATCATTGAGGATACCGATAAAAAGCTGACAAAGAACATCCAAGCAGTTTTACTTAATAGCAGGATAAAAAAACATATCCAATCGTATACTGGATGTTCCTACAATAAGGACAAGGTTATTAACCAAACTCATATAAGGTTTTCCAATTCAGCCATTAGATCACCATTTCTAATTTCAAAGGCGGACGTTACCATTTTTGATTCTATTTCGTCATTACAATCAAAATCATCATTGGAAACTATTAAATCTGGTGGGATAATATTAGTATTCTCTGAATTATGCGAAAACATAAATATGAACTTCTCCACTCTACAATATATTGTAGACAATAATATTGAGGTATACTATATAAATAGTGAAGAAAATGGCGAAAGGATTTTGAAAGAGTTGTTTATTGAACTTCAATCTAACCATCGAAACATCCCAAATTTTATTGATCAGAATTATAGAAGAATCACCTTTAAACCAAGTAAAATAAAGTCCATGAACACAAACATTTTTGATAAAAATGCTAGTATCAAGGTAAGTGGTTTACCAATTGACGGAACTTTTGAAACCTTTTCTGATAGAGCTTTGAAAGCCAAAACAGCAGAGTTTATACCTCAATGGAATACTTTGAATTGTGTTGAATGTGGTCTCTGTAGTTTGGTGTGCCCACAAGGGGCATTGAGGATGAAATTGGTCCCAGAAGAAAATGTCTCGGAGTTGCCTAGTTTTTTTCCTTTAAAAAAATTGGAGGATTCTGAACTATCAAAATCAACTGCCCATTTTAGTATTCAAGTTAACCCGGACCAATGCACCTCATGCAATTTTTGTGTGGAGCAATGTCCAACAGAGGCCTTGGAGGCAGTTAATACGGATTTGGTGTACAATCGGGCTAATCAAAATTGGAAACTATTTAAAGGACTTCCTGAAGCTAATAGATCCCTGTTAAATAATTTGAACTTATTTCAACAACAGTTTATGGAACCATTATTTAGGTCACCACAAAGCGAAAAGCGCTGTACTGAATCACAATATATTAAACTTTTAACTCAGCTTTTTGGAGATAGACTGTTAATTGCTAATGCTACTGGATCCAGTTCAATTTTTGGAGGGTCCATAACATCTTTACCTTTTTATACAAACTCAAATGGTGAAGGCCCAGCTTGGGCTAACAGTTTATTTGAAGATAATGCTGAATTCGGTTTTGGATTCCATCTTACCCAAAAATTCCAACTAAATAAAGCAAAACGACTATTGCTTGAAATGATGGATTTTTTGCCGGATGGATTGGTAGCTACCCTACTATTAACCGAACAAAATAGCGAATTGGATAAACAAAAGGTTAAGTTGGCTGTGCGGGAATTAAAATCAATTCTGGGTAAATTAAATTCCTACAAAGCAAAAGCCTTAATTTCCCTTGCAGATGAATTTATCAATAAAGAAATTTGGATTGTTGGTGGTGATGGTTGGGCTTACGATATAGGATTTGGTGGAATAGACCATGTTGTTGCTTCTGGTGAAAATGTAAATATCCTTATCCTGGATAATGAAGGCTATTCAAATACCGGTGGCCAGGCATCCAAAGCAACCCCTGAAGGAAAAAGAGTGAAATTTGCTTATTCAGGAAAAACACAACCGAAAAAAGATTTAGGTGCAATGCTTGCTACCTATCCCAACACACAAATATTGAATGTTTCTCTTTTTGAGAACCCTTCAAAATGTTTAGAGGCTTTGGTAATGGCCTCAAATCATAATGGCCCTACAATAATATTGGCTGATTGTATAGATCGCAAAAAAACTAACGTAAAAGTTTATAATGAAAATGCTCATCAAATGTTAGCGTCTAATAATCATTAA